The Paracoccus liaowanqingii DNA segment TGGGCGTGCTGCCGGGACTGGGGGCGCCCAACGGGGTGTCGCTGCTGATTCCGCTGACCTTCGCGCTGGATCCGACCTCGGCCATCATCCTGCTGTCCTCGATGTACTGGGGGGCGCTTTTCGGCGGCTCGACCACCTCGATCCTCTTCAACATCCCCGGAGAGCCATCCTCCGTCGCCACGACCTTCGACGGCTATCCGATGGCGCGGAACGGCGAATCCACCCGCGCGCTGACGCTGGCCTTCGTGTCGTCCGGGGTGGGGGCGCTGATGGGCATCATGGTCATCACCCTGCTGGCCGGATGGGCCTCGCAATTCGCGCTGAAATTCGGCGCGCCGGAATATTTTGCGGTCTATTTCCTGGCCTTCGCCGCCTTCATCGGCATGGGCAGCGCCTCGCCCGGCAAGACGCTGGTCTCGCTGACCACCGGCCTGATCCTGGCCTCGGTCGGCATGGACACGGTCACCGGCTCGATCCGCCTGACCTACGGCTTCTCGGACCTGCTGGGCGGGGTTAGCTTCCTCGTCGTCGTCATCGGCCTCTTCGGGATCGGAGAGCTGCTGTCCACCGTGCAGGAGGGGCTGCGCTTCCGTGGCGTCTCGTCCAAGATCGACCTGCGCGACGTGCTCAAGACCCTGGCCGAGCTGCCGAAATACTGGGCCACGACCCTGCGCTCGGGCCTGATCGGCATCTGGATGGGCATCACGCCGGGCGGGCCCACGGCGGCCAGCTTCATGTCCTATGGCGTCGCGCGGCAGGCCAGCCGCAAGGGCGCGCCCTTCGGCACCGGCCGCCCCGAGGGGATCGTCGCCCCCGAGACGGCGGATCACAGCGCCGGCACCTGCGCCATGCTGCCGATGCTGGCGCTTGGCGTGCCCTCGTCGGCCACGGCGGCGGTGATGATGGGCGGTCTGATGATCTGGGGCCTGACGCCCGGTCCGATGCTGTTCGCGACCCAGCCCGATTTCGTGTGGGGCCTGATCGCCAGCATGTACGTGTCGAACCTTCTGGGCGTCATCCTGGTGCTGGCCACCGTGCCGATGTTCGCGGCGCTGCTGCGCATCCCCTTCACCATCATCGGGCCGATGATCGTCGTGATCTGCTTTGTCGGCGGCTACACCGTCTCGGGCGCGACCTTCGATCTGTGGCTGGTACTGGTCTTCGGCCTGGTGGGGTTCGTCTTCACCAAGCTGGACTATCCGCTGGCGCCGCTGATCCTAGCCATGGTCCTGGGCCACAAGGCCGAGAACGCCTTCCACCAGTCGATGCTGCTGTCGGACGGCTCGCTTGGCATCTTCTTCGCCAACCCGCTGGTCACCGGCATCATGATCGTCGCGCTGGCGCTGCTGATCGTGCCCAAGACGCTTGGCCTGGCGCTGCACCTGCGCCGCCGCGGCATGCCCGTCGAATGAGGACACCTACCCGATGAACCTGAACCACCACTTCGCCGCCCGTGACAGCCGCACGGTCCAGACCGCCATCCTGGGGACCGGAGGCTTCGGGCGCAGCTATCTGGCGCAGGCCCGCCATGTCCGGGGCCTGTCCTGCCGCGTGGCGGTGGACCGCGATGCCGCCACGGCGGCGGCGGCGCTGGTCTCGACCGGGATCGACCCGGCGATGATCGCCACCTGCGCGGACGCGGACCAGGCGCAGGCAGCATGGCAGGCGGGCCGCTGGATCGCCGCCGCCGATCTGGCGGTCGTCGCCGACCTACCACTGGATGTCGTGCTAGAGGCCACCGGAGACCCCGAGGCCGGCGCCCGCCACGCCCTCCTGTCGATCGAGGCCGGGCTTCACGTCGTCATGGTCACCAAAGAAACCGACAGTGTCGTGGGCCCGATCCTGTCGCGGCTGGCCCGCGCGCGAGGCCTGGTCGTCAGCCCGGTGGATGGCGACCAGCCCAGCCTGCTGATCGGGCTGGCGACCTGGGCGCAGGTGATCGGCCTGACGATCATCGCGGCGGGCAAGTCCAGCGAATACGATTTTGTCTTCAACCCCGCCACCGGGCAGCTGGACAGCAACGGCACCACCATCGACGCCCCCGGCCTCTCCGACTGGCTGATGCCGCGCGACCGCCCTTGGGCGCAGGTAGCCCAAGCCCGCGCCGCGCTGGCCACGCGCCTGCCGCAGCGCGCCGTCCCCGACCTTTGCGAGTTGACGCTGGTCGCCAACGCGCTCGGGCTGATGCCCGACCGCGCCGACCTGCACGCGCCCATCGCCCGCATCCCCGAGGTCGCGGACCTGATGACCGACCAGGGCGGGCTGCTGGCGGGCCGGGACCGGCTGGACGTGTTCCACTGCCTGCGCCTGCCCGGCGAGGCCAGCTTCGCGGGCGGCGTCTTCGTCACCGTCGCCTGCGACGATCCCGACACCTGGGCGATGCTGCAGGGCAAGGGCCATGTCGTGGCCCGCGACGGCCGCACCGCGATGATCGGCCTGCCCCGCCACCTGCTGGGGCTGGAGGCCGCGACCACCGTGTTCGAGGCCGCGCTGCACGGCACCTCGTCGGGCGCCCCCGCGCCCCGCCCGGTCATCGACCTGACCGCCTTCGCCGATGCTGACCTGTCCGCGGGCACGATCCTGACCGCGCAGGGCCACCATCACAGCATCGCCCATGTCTCGGGCCGGATGACCCCGGCCGAGGCCCTGTCGGACGATGCGCCGATCCCCTACTACCTCGCCGCCGGACGTTCCCTGCAACGCGATGTCCGCGCGGGCGAGCCGATCCTATGCGGCGATGTCGATCTGGACGAGGGGTCCCACCTGCTACGGTTGCGCCGTCAGCAGGACAAAGTCACCAACTGGACGCCGACATGACGGTCAGGCCTGCGGTGCCTGGTTGCAGCTCTCGTCCGCGCAAAAATCGGCAAAGCTGCGACAGTAGACACGGACTTTGAGCTCTTGTTCGAGCTCATCTCTCAGTGATATGATCGCGGCTCCACGATGATCACCAGCAACCCGCTATTCGACGAATAGACTGAAACCTTCGACACCGAACGCCTGACCGGCGCATTGCTCGATCGACTGACCCACCACGTCAATATTCTCGAGATGAACGGCGACGGTTATCGGCTCGGACAAAGCCGCGCCCGAAAGGCCGAGGCAACCACCTGATCGCACCTTGCGAGATTGGCCCTGCGGGCCAAAGCGCCATGGCACGCGCCAGCTATTTGGGGAGCGCGCGCGCCATGGCGCTTGGCGCCTCGCCACTGGCCTGGTTTTGCGCCGCCGCGTAGCCGGTTCTTATACCAACAGCCCTAAGCTCTGACTCACGGGATTCCCTTCGACCTGAAAATCTGAATCATTGCCATCAAGAGATGGAGGTTCTGATGGCGATTGAGATCACTCGAACGGATATGTCGACAAGTGAGCTTCGGGCGGCGGCGGCGCGCACAAAGGATGCAAAAGCGGTGCGGCGGATTTTGGCGATCGCTCTTGTTCTGGAGGGCGCGGATCGCAAGACGGCGGCGGAGGCCTGCGGCATGGACCGGCAGACCCTGCGCGATTGGGTTCATCGCTACAACGCCGAGGGGATCACCGGTCTGTCGAACCGGTATTGGGCAGGCCCGACGCCGCTCCTGAACTCTGAGCAGAAAGCGGAACTTGCCCGGATGGTCCGTGAAGGGCCTGACCTTGAGGCCGATGGGGTGGTCCGCTGGCGCTGCGTCGATCTCAAGCGCAAGATCGAAGATCGCTTCGGCGTGGTCATGCACGAGCGGACG contains these protein-coding regions:
- a CDS encoding tripartite tricarboxylate transporter permease, with translation MGNFDMLMHGFSIAITPTHLMLMVAGVLMGLVVGVLPGLGAPNGVSLLIPLTFALDPTSAIILLSSMYWGALFGGSTTSILFNIPGEPSSVATTFDGYPMARNGESTRALTLAFVSSGVGALMGIMVITLLAGWASQFALKFGAPEYFAVYFLAFAAFIGMGSASPGKTLVSLTTGLILASVGMDTVTGSIRLTYGFSDLLGGVSFLVVVIGLFGIGELLSTVQEGLRFRGVSSKIDLRDVLKTLAELPKYWATTLRSGLIGIWMGITPGGPTAASFMSYGVARQASRKGAPFGTGRPEGIVAPETADHSAGTCAMLPMLALGVPSSATAAVMMGGLMIWGLTPGPMLFATQPDFVWGLIASMYVSNLLGVILVLATVPMFAALLRIPFTIIGPMIVVICFVGGYTVSGATFDLWLVLVFGLVGFVFTKLDYPLAPLILAMVLGHKAENAFHQSMLLSDGSLGIFFANPLVTGIMIVALALLIVPKTLGLALHLRRRGMPVE
- a CDS encoding flagellar biosynthesis protein FlgA; translated protein: MNLNHHFAARDSRTVQTAILGTGGFGRSYLAQARHVRGLSCRVAVDRDAATAAAALVSTGIDPAMIATCADADQAQAAWQAGRWIAAADLAVVADLPLDVVLEATGDPEAGARHALLSIEAGLHVVMVTKETDSVVGPILSRLARARGLVVSPVDGDQPSLLIGLATWAQVIGLTIIAAGKSSEYDFVFNPATGQLDSNGTTIDAPGLSDWLMPRDRPWAQVAQARAALATRLPQRAVPDLCELTLVANALGLMPDRADLHAPIARIPEVADLMTDQGGLLAGRDRLDVFHCLRLPGEASFAGGVFVTVACDDPDTWAMLQGKGHVVARDGRTAMIGLPRHLLGLEAATTVFEAALHGTSSGAPAPRPVIDLTAFADADLSAGTILTAQGHHHSIAHVSGRMTPAEALSDDAPIPYYLAAGRSLQRDVRAGEPILCGDVDLDEGSHLLRLRRQQDKVTNWTPT